The Candidatus Eremiobacteraceae bacterium genomic interval TGCGCGCCGACACCCGCCGCCGGCTCCGCGAAGAGCGCGATCTCGCGACGACGCCGGTCGAAACCGGGCTAGATCCATCGGACGTCGTCACTGCCGACGAGACAGCGGCATCGGTTCGCGCCGCGCTCGACGATTTGCCGCAAGAACAACGAGACGTCATCCGTCTCGCATACTTCGACCGGCTGACGCTGGCCCAAGTGGCCGAACGTACCGGCGCGCCGCTCGGCACGGTCAAACGGCGCTCGCAGATGGCGCTGCAACGTCTCGCACGACTCATGAATAACGGTGGAGCATGATGCAACATTCATTCGATGACATCCAAGAGTACGCTTTCGGCGAACTCGCGCCGGAGCGCGCGCAGGCGCTTCTCGATCACGCCGATCAGTGCCAGACCTGTGCGGTGCTCGTCGCCGAGGCCGTGCAAGGCGTCGCCGCGCTCGAATCCGACACGCCGGCGCGCGAAAGCGCAACGCCGCTGCGGACCGTCGCGGGGCCGGCGCCGATCGCAACCCTCAAGCCCGGCCGCGGCCGCGCTTGGCCCGCCCTCGCCGGTCTCGCCACCGCAGCCTGTCTCGGCTTGTTCGCCTGGAATATGCAACTTCGAACGGCCGTTTCGCCGCTCGCGCCAACGCCGGTGGAAGCCCTCGTGCATTCGCACTTCGTGCATCATCCGCTCACCGGCGCCGCCGGATCGGGAAATGCAAAGGCCATCTACGCCGCCGATGGATCGTGGGTCTTCATCGTCGCCGATCAGCTTGCGGCGGAGAATCAATTCGACGTCTGGGAAAAACGCGACGGTCACCAAGTCCGGCTCGGCACCTTCACGGCCGACTATTCCGGCGAAGGCACCGCGTACTTCAAAGTGCCGGCCGGAAAACCTGAAGGCTTTGATGTCGTCGCAGCAGGTCACGACCCGGCGGCCGATTTGTCGTCGCTGCACTGGCCCTAGGGGCAGGACGCGGACTCCGGACTAAGAAGGCACGCTGCACCGGAGGTACGCAAAATGCGCCCACACGCAGCAGTCGCGTCTATTCTTGTTTCCATCGCAATCATCGGCCTAGCCTCATCGGTCTCGGCAGCGGACGACGCGTCGCCCGCACCGTCCCCTTCACCCAGCAGCGGACCATTCGATCAACTCAAGTGGCGCTCGGTCGGACCAGCCGCGTCGGGCGGCCGCGTTTCGGCCGTCGTCGGGAGCGCGAACGATCCGTTCCTCTACTATCTAGGCGCTGCGGACGGCGGAGTTTGGAAGAGCTCGAACGGCGGCGCCACGTGGGCGCCGGTGTTCGACAAGGAAGGGATCGCCGCGATCGGAGCGATCGCCATCGCTCCATCGGACGACAAGACCGTGTGGGTGGGAACGGGTGAGACGAATCCGCGAAACGACGTCTCGTACGGGAATGGCGTCTACAAGTCGACCGACGCCGGCAAGACGTGGCAGCATCTCGGCCTCGACGCGACGCGTCAGATCTCGAGCATCGTGATCGATCCGGCAAATCCGGATCACGTCTTAGTGGGCGCACTCGGCGACCTATTCCGCGATACGCCGGATCGCGGAGTCTACGAAACCTCCGATGGCGGCAAGACATGGAAGCAGACGCTCAACGTCGGATTGCAAAGCGGCATATCGGACCTTGCCATGGATCCGAAGAATCCGGCGATCGTCTACGCCGGCGTCTGGCAATTCCGGCGCGTGCCGTGGACGTTTTCAAGCGGCGGCCCCGACGACGGCCTCTATAAGTCTGTCGACGGCGGCGCCACCTGGACCAAGCAGGCCGGCCACGGCCTTCCTTCCGGCGACACCGGCCGCATCGCGCTTGCGATCGCGCCGAGCAATCCCGCCCGCGTGTACGCGCTGATCCAGTCGACCGAAGGCTTCTTGTGGCGTTCGGACGATTCGGGCTCGACGTGGACCATGGTCAACGATAACACGCTGATCGATCAGCGCCCATTTTATTTCAGCCATATCGCCGTCGACCCGAGCAACGCCGATCGAGTCTATTCGGTGTCCGAAATGGCGGCGCAAAGCACGGACGCAGGCAAGACCTTTAAGACCATAGCCGACGACGTGCACGTGGATTATCATGCGATATGGATAGCGCCCAACAATCCGAAACGCATCATGCTCGGCGAAGATGGCGGCTTCGCGCTTTCGGTCGACGGTGGCGATTCATGGTCGTACTCGCGCAATCTCGCCATCGGTCAGATCTATCATGTCGGACTCGATAACGCCACGCCGTACAATATCTGCGCCGGATTCCAGGACAACAACGGCTGGTGTTGGCCGTCCAATAGCCTCGACCGCAGCGGCGTCACCAACGCATACGCCCAACCGGTCATCGGCGGTGACGGCGAATGGGCGGTGCCGGATCCGGCAAATCCAAATCTCGTCTGGGCCGATCTCGAAGACGGCGTCGTCCACGTCTTCAATCGCACCACGCGCGAGAGCTACGACGTCGAACCGGCTCCTGGGGCGTTTGGCACGTTCGATTACGGCAAAGCTCGCTATCGCTTCAATTGGGATTCGCCGATCGCGTTTGCGCCATGGGACCCGCACACCGTCTGGTACGGCGGCGACGTCGTCTTCCAATCGCACGACGAAGGCCGTCATTGGACGCCGATCAGTCCCGATCTCACGCTTAACGACAAGTCGCATCAAGTGATACCCGGCGGACCGATCTCAAAGGATGTATCCGGCGCCGAGTACTTCGACACGATTCTCGACATCGAGGGTTCTGCGGTCGCGCGCGGCGAGATATGGGTGGGCACCGATGACGGTCATATCCAGTTGACGCGCGACGGAGGCGCGCATTGGTCCAACGTCAGTCCCCGCAACGTCGGGGCACTCGGCCGGGTGGAGACGGTCGCTCCGTCTACATTCGCCGCCGGCACGGCTTTTGCGATCGTAGATCGGCACTTCTCAGGCGATACGGCTCCATACGCCTTCAGTACGACGGATTTCGGCAAATCATGGACGTCTATCGCGAGCGATCTGCCGCCGGATCAGTTCGCGCGCACCGTGCGTCAGGATCCCGTCGATCCGAACATCCTCTATGCCGGCACCGAGCTCGGTGTCTGGATCTCGTACAACGGCGGTAAGCATTGGCAATCGTTGCAATTGAATTTGCCGCCGGCTTCGGTGCAAGACATCCGCTTTCAGACGCGCGATGGCGCGATCGTCATCGGCACGCACGGCCGCTCGGCCTGGGTGCTCGACGATGCGCGGCCGCTGCAGCAATTCAACGCCGCCGTACAGGCAGGCGAGTATGTCTTCGCGCCTCGGCCCACGATCGCGTTTCAACGCGGTGGCTCGCTCGAGGGCCTCTACACCGAATACAGCGCCGCCAATCCGCCGGCTGGAGCGGTGATCTACTTCTATCAGGCAAAGCCGGCGAAAGCGTCGCCGGTCATCGACATACTCGACGCGCGCGGAAGGCTCATCCGCCACGTCGCGGGCACGCACCCCGTCGGCGATACGGACAAGACCGAACCCGACGTCACGAATTTCGCCGGCTACAATAGCTACGTCTGGAACCTGCAGCAAGATCCGCCGCCGGCGTGGACAACAGCGCCGTCCAAAGATGAGCGTCGCGAGACGACGGGCGTCTCCGTCGTACCGGGCGATTACACCGTACGAGTCCGCTTCGCGGACCGCACGATCTCGAAGGCGTTCGTGGTGAAGCCGGATGCACGCTTGTCATGGACGCAAGCCGACTACCAGAAGCGTCACGATTTCATCGAATCGGTCTACGCGATGTACGGCTCGGTCAACGTCGCGCTGGATCGTCTCGACGATACGGAGAAGCGGCTCGACGCGACGATAGCCTCGCAGACCAAGAGCGGCGCGCCGGCGGCGGACATCGCGAAAATTCAAGCTGTGGCGGATGCGGGCACGGCGCTCGAGAGCCGTCTCAGCGCGGGATTCAAAAACGATGAAGACTCCATCAACCGGCCGGGCGCCATGCGCGAGGATATCCAAGGCCTTTTGTTCGGTGTGTTCGGGTCGCAAGGACCGCCGATATCCACCCACTATGCGCTCGCTGCGGTCGTGCGCAAGCGATACGAGAAGCTGATGGATGAAGATCGCGTATGGACTGCGTCGGCCGCCGCCGTGCACTGAGGAGTTCGCAGAGTGTACCTAATAATTTAGTTGACACGAATGGCCGCTGAGTGATAAAGTACCCCTATCACCTAATTACTTAGGTATGGAGGCACGAGTGGCACGTCCCAAATCCGCCGTCCTGACTGAAGTTGAGCAGCAACTCATGGAAATCGTCTGGGCGAAACAGCAGGCAACGGTAGCAGATGTCGTCGAGGCGCTGCCGAAATCGCGCCCGCTCGCCTTCAATACAGTGCAAACCACTCTGCGAATCTTGGAAGACAAAGGCTACTTGAGCCACACCACTGCGGGTCGGGCGTTTGTCTATGCGGCGGCGGTCGCCCGCGAAGAGGCCTCGAGAACCGCGCTGCGACATCTTCTTGGCAGATTTTTCGATGACTCCGCGGAATTGCTCGCGCAAAGCCTGATCCAAAACGACAGCCTCTCAAAAGCCGAACTGCTGCGCATAGAAACCCTGGTCGCCGAAGCGAGGAAGAGAGCATGATCACTCAAGCCGTCGGTGCCCTTTTCAACGCCTGCTGGCAGGGTCTCGCGCTCGTCGCCGTCACATCGATGGCGCTCCGCTTCTTCCCCCGTTCAAGCGCCTCCACGAGATACGCGGTATGGTTCGCGGCGCTCATCGCGGTCGCCGCATTGCCGGCGATCGACTTCGGTCTTGCGCGTGCATCGGTGACACAGCCGATCGCGGTCCCATCGCCGGTTCATTTCAATGTCGTACAGACGGGAACCGTCACGTATCCGCGTGCGACCGAGCATGCCGCAGTCTCTCGCGCGTCCGCCGTCACGCTTCCGACGACCACGATCGGCTACGCCGTTGAAGCCGCACCCGACCGACTCGCACAAATACGCACGCTCGCCGCCGGAATCGCCGCTTCGATCGGCGCCGCGTTGAGCCGTGTTGCGGTGCCGCTTCTTCTGACCTGGATCGGCTTTACCGCGGTGATGCTTTACCGCCTTGTGATCGCATACGTGCGGCTGCGGCGCGTAAAGCGTGGGCTCGTGCCCATGGACGACGCAATGGTCGATCACCTCATCGCGAATTCGGCCAGGCCGGTCGTGGTCGGGATCGCCACCGACCTCACGATGCCGTGCGTGCTGGGTTTTGCAAGACCCGCCATCGCACTGCCGGCAACGCTGGCCGCCGAACTCACGACAGACGATCTCCAGCGCATCGTGCGCCACGAGCACGCGCATGTGCGCCGCTGGGACGACGTCGCCAACGCCATGCAGCTCGTCGTGCAAGCAATCATGTGCCTCAACCCGGCCGTGCATCTCATCGGCCGCAGCCTCAACGTCGAACGGGAGATCGCGTGCGACGATTTTGCGGTCGAGCCGCTCGCGGAGCGAGTCCAATACGCGAAATGCCTCACGCACATCGCGGTCAACGGCTTCGGCCGCGGGCGCGCACTGCCGGCGCCGGGCTTCTTCTTCAACAGAAAGCAACTGCTCGTGCGCGTCGAGCGCCTGCTCGAACACGGACACAACGGCTCCACGACCATCGGAACCACGGTGCGCTACGCACTTGTCGGTCTCGCGATCGTGGCCATCGCGGTGGCGCGCGTGCAATTGCCGGTCATCGCGGCTACGCCGCTCCCCGCGCACTCGGTGCCGGGTGTGGCTTCGCATGTGAGTCCGGTAAGCAACGCCAACGCCATCGACCATGTAGGGCCGACCCAGATCCATGTGGGACCGGACCAATCCCATGTGGGGCCGACCCTTGTGGGCGGCCAAGCCCGGCATGAACACCAGCTCGCCAGACTAGCACTTCCTGTTGCGCGCGCGCTCAAACCGGCTGCCGTAGACCTGCATGTCGGTGTGAAGGCCATGCTCGGCACACCCATTCAAAGCGTCGAACATTCCATGACGGAGCTTCATCTGAAGCTCAAACAGAAGACGTTCATGCATGCGTTCACAAATATGGTCGCTTCCGCTGCCGCGGGCGGATCGACGGCACCCGTCGCTCCGGCCGCTCCCGCCGCTCCCACGTCGAATGCGGTTCCGGCAATAGCGCCGGCCGCATTCAAGAGCCGCTCTGGATCATCCGGCGGCGACTTCCTCGACGCGCTCGCTTCGGCGGGATACAAGAATCTTTCGGTCGACGATCTCGTGCAACTCAAGAATGTCGGCGTCGACGGCGAACTGATCGACGCGGCTGTCCGCTACAGCGGCTCAAGGCCCAGCGTTGAATCCCTCGTACGAATGGCGTCGGTCGGCGTTGACGGAGATTTTCTCAATCGCCTGCAGTCGAGCGGCTACCCGCGCATCAGTCTCGAGGACGTGATCCGCATGCGCTCGATCGGCGTCGACCCGGAATACATCCGCGAAATGAATGCGGCGCTGCACTCGAAGTCTTCGATCGAACAACTCACCCAGATGCGGGCTCTCGGCGTGGATGCCGATTACGTCCGGTCGTTCGCAAAGCTTGGCTATGACAAACTCTCGCCGAACGACCTCGTGCGCCTGCGCGCGGTCGGCGTTGATGCGAGTTACGTGCGCATGCTGCGCAGCAAAGGAATCGGCGGGAGCGGTCTCTCGGTCGACGATCTCATCCGAATGAAATCCGTAGGAGTGGAGTAACCAAAAATGAACGATCTTCGTGTCCGCCGGCGACGGCGGCTGGTTCAGTGCGCGTTCGCGGCGGTCTTGTTGACAGCGCTCGCAGCCCCCGTTAACGCGTCGTCGGATGACGGACTCCCGAACAACGGTCAATGGTTGATCGACTCATCGCGCTCGAGCGCTTCCGTGGAGTTCACGTTGCGCGCCAGTTCTTCAAGCGCTTCGCATCACGATGACTACGAATCGTCGCAGCCGATGCGGCTCGACGCCCTCACCGGGCTTGCCGCCGCTCAACTCAATTCGGGCGGTTCGCACGTTTCGTTCCGGTTGATCCGCGACGCCGGCACGTTCACGTGCGACGGGTGGGTCGCACATCAAAAAGGCGGCGGTACGTTTGAGTTCGCAGCCAGCTCGTCATTCGCAGCCGGTCTCGCAAAACGCGGGATCGATGCGCCTTCGGGCGATCAGTCGTTGCGGCTGGCGCTCGGCGACATCGGCCTAGCCTATGTCGACGAGCTGAAAGCAGACGGCTACGCTCGTCCGAGCATCGACGATCTTGTGCGCATGGGCGAACACGGCGTCACGACTTCCTTCTTGAAAGACATGGCGGGTTTCGGCTATCGCTTGCAAAACGTCGGCGCTCTCGTGCGGCTT includes:
- a CDS encoding BlaI/MecI/CopY family transcriptional regulator, with translation MARPKSAVLTEVEQQLMEIVWAKQQATVADVVEALPKSRPLAFNTVQTTLRILEDKGYLSHTTAGRAFVYAAAVAREEASRTALRHLLGRFFDDSAELLAQSLIQNDSLSKAELLRIETLVAEARKRA
- a CDS encoding M56 family metallopeptidase; translation: MITQAVGALFNACWQGLALVAVTSMALRFFPRSSASTRYAVWFAALIAVAALPAIDFGLARASVTQPIAVPSPVHFNVVQTGTVTYPRATEHAAVSRASAVTLPTTTIGYAVEAAPDRLAQIRTLAAGIAASIGAALSRVAVPLLLTWIGFTAVMLYRLVIAYVRLRRVKRGLVPMDDAMVDHLIANSARPVVVGIATDLTMPCVLGFARPAIALPATLAAELTTDDLQRIVRHEHAHVRRWDDVANAMQLVVQAIMCLNPAVHLIGRSLNVEREIACDDFAVEPLAERVQYAKCLTHIAVNGFGRGRALPAPGFFFNRKQLLVRVERLLEHGHNGSTTIGTTVRYALVGLAIVAIAVARVQLPVIAATPLPAHSVPGVASHVSPVSNANAIDHVGPTQIHVGPDQSHVGPTLVGGQARHEHQLARLALPVARALKPAAVDLHVGVKAMLGTPIQSVEHSMTELHLKLKQKTFMHAFTNMVASAAAGGSTAPVAPAAPAAPTSNAVPAIAPAAFKSRSGSSGGDFLDALASAGYKNLSVDDLVQLKNVGVDGELIDAAVRYSGSRPSVESLVRMASVGVDGDFLNRLQSSGYPRISLEDVIRMRSIGVDPEYIREMNAALHSKSSIEQLTQMRALGVDADYVRSFAKLGYDKLSPNDLVRLRAVGVDASYVRMLRSKGIGGSGLSVDDLIRMKSVGVE
- a CDS encoding sigma-70 family RNA polymerase sigma factor, whose translation is RADTRRRLREERDLATTPVETGLDPSDVVTADETAASVRAALDDLPQEQRDVIRLAYFDRLTLAQVAERTGAPLGTVKRRSQMALQRLARLMNNGGA